Sequence from the Deinococcus planocerae genome:
CTCGATCTGGCCGCGCACGTTCAGAAAGCAGCAGGCGACCGTGCCGGGCGCCCGGACCCCGCGCAGGTCGTTCGTCATCTGCCCCTGCACGAAGTCCACCCGGTCGGCGCCGGTCAGCCGCAGCGCGCTCGAAGGAAGGGGGGTCCACATGGGGGCAGGGTACGGGAAAAGGGGGGGGCGGTTCGTGGCACGCCGCACGCGGGAGGGGCCGGGACCCGCGCCCCGCCCCGTCCGTCAACTCACCAGCGCCCGCCCCCGCCGCTGCCGCTCCTGTTGCGCCTCGCGGGTGAGGTGCCAGCGGGCGAGGTCGGCCACGCCCTCGCGGATGATCGCCTCGGCGTGGGGAAGGGCCTCGCGGCGGCTTTGCAGGTTGCGGCTCACGATGGCGGTGAGGTCGTCGAGGTTGTAGAGGTGGGCGCCCGGCACGGCGGCGATGTCGGGGTCGAGGATGCGCGGCACGCTGATGTCGATCAGGAACAGGGGGCGCTCCGGGCGGCCTTGCAGCGCGGCGCGCGCCCCCTCGCCGTGCAGGACGTAATGGGGGGCCGCGCTCGACGCGATCACGACGTCGGCTTCCGGCAGGACCTCGTGGAGGTACTGGGCGGCGCAGACGCGGCCCCCCACCCGCTCGGCGAGCTGCCGGGCGCGGGCCTCGGTGCGGTTGACCACGATCACGTCGCGCACCCCCGCCGCGCGCAGGTGGGTCAGCGTCAGCTCGGCGGTCTCGCCCGCCCCGATGATCAGGGCGGTGCGGCTCGTGAGGTCGCCCAGCGCCGCCTGCGCCAGCTCGACGGCGGCGCTCGACACGCTGACCACCTTGTCGCTCAGGCCGGTTTCCGAGCGCACCCGCTTCCCGGCGGCGAGGGCCCCCTGGACGACCTTGTTGAGGAGCTTGGCGCCGGGGGTACGCTCCTGCATCGCCTGCCACGCCCGTTTGACCTGCCCCTGAATCTGCGTCTCGCCGATCACGAGGCTGTCGAGGCCCGAGGCGACCCGGTACAGGTGGGTAACGGCGGCGTCCCCGCGGTACACGTACAGGGACTCGCCCAGACCGTCCCCCCAGGCGTCCGCGAAGGCGCGCACGGGGTCGCCGCGCAGCCCGGCGAGGTAGACCTCGGTGCGGTTGCAGGTGGCGAGGAGCATGACCTCGGAGGCGTGGCGGGAAAGGGTGCTCAGGATGGCGGCCTCGTCGCCTGCGCGCACGGCGGCCCGCTCACGCACCTCGACAGGGGCGGTCTGGTGGTTGAGCCCCACCACCGCGAAGTCGAGGGGGGCGGGATGCGACGCTTTCGGCTGGGCGAGGAAGGCGCGGGCGGTCGGGCAGGCGAGCGTCACACGGCTCCCCCGGCACTCAGGCCGAACGCCGAGCGGATGTCGGCGCGCAGGGCGTCGAGCGCCCCCTCGCGGGCGGCCCCGGGCAACCGGACGGCCTCCTCGCGCCGCGCGGCCCAGGCGTCCACCGTCCCCGGCTCGGGGAGGAGGGCGGCGATGCGCTCGCGCAGGGCCTGCGCCAGCATGGGCAGCTCGCGCCCGGTGCTCACCGCCACCTGCACGCCGCCGCGCTCCACGGCGGCGGGAAAGCGCAGGGTGCCCCTCGTGGCGTCGCCCGCGTGGTTGACGAGCGCCCCCGCGGCGCGGGCCCCGGCGGTCACGGCGTCGTTCACGGCCTCGCTGTCCGTGGCGGCCACGACCACGCGCTGCCCATTCAGGTCGGCGGGAAGGTAGGGACGGCGCTCGGCGCGCACGGGCAGCGCCGCGAAGTCGGGGTGGAGGTCGGGTGCGACGACCGTGACGCGCAGCCCGGCGCCTAGCAGGGTCCGCGCGCGGCGCAGGGCGACGGCCCCGCCCCCCACCACCAGGGCCGGTTCACCGCGCAAATCGAGGAGGGCCGCCAAACTCACGAGGCGCAGCATAGCGCCTGGGCCCAGGGGCGCACGTCCCCGACCGAACGGTAAGAAATGCGGCGTGGACGGGATTTCCGTCCGTTTGGAGCCTCAGTCCGCCCCGCGTGTCCCGACCGCCGGACCCCCGCTGACCGCCCGCTCGGCGGCGTCGGCCAGGGCCTCCAGGGTGGGGGCCTCGGCGACGGTGACGCGGGTGAACCCGGCGCGGCGCGCGGCGTCGGCGGTCTGCGGGCCCATCGCGGCGACGGCGAAGTCGGTTCCGGCGAGGGCGGCGAGATGCCGGGCCGCGCTTCCCGAGGCGAGCGTCACCACGTCGGCGGCCCTCAGGCGGTTCATCGCGTGCTCGCCGGGCCGGGCGGGTTCGGTGCGGTAGAGTTCCGCGCGCTCGTAGCGCAGGCCGCGCGCCTCCAATCCACGCTCCAGGTCGTCCTCCGCGACCTGGCTCGTGAGGTGCAGGGTGACCTCGCCGGGCTGACCGGGCAGCTCGGCACCCAGGTGCAGGGCGCCGGGGGTGGAGGGCAAGAAGTCGGCGCGCACCCCGCGCTCCGCCAATGAGCGGGCGGTGCTGGGGCCCACCGCCGCCACCCGCACGCCCGCGAGGTGCCGGGCGTCGAGCCCCAGGCGGTCCAGGTGGGTGAAGAGAGCCATTGCCCCCTGGTTGCTCGTGAGCAGCAGCCAGCTCACCCCCGTCAGGTCGCGCAATCGGGCGTGCAGCTCGGCCTCGCGGGCGGTCTCCGCGAAGCGGATCAGGGGCACCTCCAGCACCGAGGCGCCGCGGGCGCGCAGGAGGTCCGACAGGGCGCTCGCCCCGTCGCGGGTGCGGGTCACGGCGACGCTGCGGCCCGCGAGGGGTCCCCCGAAGCCCGGCCCCACGTCGAACCAGCGCAGATGGTCCCGCAGCCGGGCGACCTCGCCGACCACGGTGACGGCGGGGGCCTCCAGCCCGGCCTCCCTGACCGCCCGCGAGATGGTCGCCAGCGTGCCCGTCGCCACCCGCTGCTGGGGCGTGGTGCCCCACTGGACGGTGGCGGCGGGGGTCTGCGGGTCACGCCCGGCGGCGATCAGGTCGGCGCTGATCTCGCCCAGGTTGCGCACCCCCATCAAGAGCACGAGCGTGTCCACCCCGGAGAGCCGCTCGTAGTGGGCGCCTCCCTCCTTCGTGTTGCCGGTGAGGACGGCGAAAGAGCGGGCCGCCTCGCGGTGGGTGACCGGAATGCCCGCGTAGGCGGGCGCGGCGATGGCGCTCGTCACGCCGGGGACGACCTCGAAGGCGATGCCCGCGAGGACACACGCCTCGGCCTCCTCGCCGCCGCGCCCGAAGACGAACACGTCCCCGCCCTTGAGCCGGGCGACCCGCCTGCCGCCCCCCTCCAGCGCCTTTTCCACGATCAGGGCGTTGATCTGCTCCTGGCCGATGTACTCGGAAAAGCCCTTCTTGCCCACGTAGATCGTCTCGGCCTCCGGGCAGTGCCGCAGCAACTCGGGGTTGGCGAGGTAGTCGAAGAGCACCACGTCCGCCCGCCGCAGGGCCTCCACCC
This genomic interval carries:
- the cobA gene encoding uroporphyrinogen-III C-methyltransferase; the protein is MTDSAAPAPGSRAFVSLIGAGPGDPGLITVRGVEALRRADVVLFDYLANPELLRHCPEAETIYVGKKGFSEYIGQEQINALIVEKALEGGGRRVARLKGGDVFVFGRGGEEAEACVLAGIAFEVVPGVTSAIAAPAYAGIPVTHREAARSFAVLTGNTKEGGAHYERLSGVDTLVLLMGVRNLGEISADLIAAGRDPQTPAATVQWGTTPQQRVATGTLATISRAVREAGLEAPAVTVVGEVARLRDHLRWFDVGPGFGGPLAGRSVAVTRTRDGASALSDLLRARGASVLEVPLIRFAETAREAELHARLRDLTGVSWLLLTSNQGAMALFTHLDRLGLDARHLAGVRVAAVGPSTARSLAERGVRADFLPSTPGALHLGAELPGQPGEVTLHLTSQVAEDDLERGLEARGLRYERAELYRTEPARPGEHAMNRLRAADVVTLASGSAARHLAALAGTDFAVAAMGPQTADAARRAGFTRVTVAEAPTLEALADAAERAVSGGPAVGTRGAD
- the hemA gene encoding glutamyl-tRNA reductase, with amino-acid sequence MTLACPTARAFLAQPKASHPAPLDFAVVGLNHQTAPVEVRERAAVRAGDEAAILSTLSRHASEVMLLATCNRTEVYLAGLRGDPVRAFADAWGDGLGESLYVYRGDAAVTHLYRVASGLDSLVIGETQIQGQVKRAWQAMQERTPGAKLLNKVVQGALAAGKRVRSETGLSDKVVSVSSAAVELAQAALGDLTSRTALIIGAGETAELTLTHLRAAGVRDVIVVNRTEARARQLAERVGGRVCAAQYLHEVLPEADVVIASSAAPHYVLHGEGARAALQGRPERPLFLIDISVPRILDPDIAAVPGAHLYNLDDLTAIVSRNLQSRREALPHAEAIIREGVADLARWHLTREAQQERQRRGRALVS
- a CDS encoding precorrin-2 dehydrogenase/sirohydrochlorin ferrochelatase family protein → MSLAALLDLRGEPALVVGGGAVALRRARTLLGAGLRVTVVAPDLHPDFAALPVRAERRPYLPADLNGQRVVVAATDSEAVNDAVTAGARAAGALVNHAGDATRGTLRFPAAVERGGVQVAVSTGRELPMLAQALRERIAALLPEPGTVDAWAARREEAVRLPGAAREGALDALRADIRSAFGLSAGGAV